From one Nothobranchius furzeri strain GRZ-AD chromosome 2, NfurGRZ-RIMD1, whole genome shotgun sequence genomic stretch:
- the nhsl1b gene encoding NHS-like protein 1 isoform X2 gives MITYVHCLSSKPVVSCWDRPCYEDPLLEKRTLCSFKPDNNMGNSLHGQASPSSRPAKPEGCLRKRLLSVSKVHQKQDSLWTPKPLLGLKSSPGKPQAGQDSKAVSNLDEESKWTVHYTAPWHQQENVFLPGSRPPCVEDLHRQAKVNLKTALRECDKLRKDGFRSSQYYSQGPTFSDPKQSTSSLQDDEEDENDNKSSASSMDDDKSQLSMRSQTPQGGGEVGDTSEVDGQVVWAKVALLPTPEEKMRRAAQAVPTDVVPINVTGAVFDRQASIRRSLINTDTVSRRPKKVKRRKTITGLPDNINQELAKARGGELRPQSMFIPGQYSTLGRVGSVNSTLRHSDVSCQTEEVKVVPPSVRRIRAQRGQGIAAQMAGLSASSSTGTISISSCDSSGVLMLPQFNGDPSRFHSLPRQGARVSLSADPIYTSTPIKSEDQPQRQIGKLQVDNTVVHMRNAPRTNLLPRPKSQEVRGTQSNEWGDSTACVVSPHAAYSTSYIPNATLSCSTEVMTLNMSSQLLQSSVSAHSTARPPSVASSTSTNHLTSSPTAFSHSSTCPALATSTPKHAPQEGGPTGSGPASESGHSDSSLHSHSTLAPTPPSCPPEEQWIYDAPENIVASHRTLTSSCSTPINQLYSSLDHSSRTTTDSSSLYSQDNDGYYTSMHLDSGLRSRSHGSGHGVAAGRATRHSMYECRELANQEDSGSLYSDRSLSRSISLRKTKKPPPPPARTDSLRRKPATKKPLGGVSALGGARDPNSSTLNETLIASLQQSLQMGLRGGKGKGASPSSPSNSPSSDYDDPWVLRARSQSSISVCSSAASLAANGGVSSVYSLCHVTPAHSDTSSLRSDYADSWGYYTDYPRNHGDQNVQTPTHGAENVAAGGHPGTLQNGGEIHTNQAQGAPDQEGGGSGKVKPTSSSPDRVHRLTSPSSGYSSQSNTPTAGTPVPAFIRSMSPSGSRHRPKVPERKSSLLSSVSVSSSSTSLSSNTSDSLKSSGPPPPVLLTSSAPNTPLSPPPPFPPPLPPSCAADPPSPPPLPPPLINTPEGSSLGPLLACSTSSEFPPPPSPDMLIHTSSSFNGSFSPPSPPPPPLSSMGPPPPPPLPLLIPTSFSPKKATKVAPKPDLSDSPTKPLKPLITPFALQSVQLRSVRRPEKEISDESENIQAQETLRSVDPHAKESSYTLTLLNGSSEDDLRKSSPSPVSKLLEELSLDCSVIDETPDGAVIYSKTEDQRFCVLNAKQDEEESLSSLPRSCESSPVKQKPPAVSKKPQLSFAPPFNPQPVDEHAPPRYEGSPTTEDQVDAVQRQTAEEEVEDTPESSELSADERETFVDFQESCVSAPSQETSPDHKLYPNGDVYEEEEEDGLSSTTGSISSKEDETGEVFELAESSPVPSANGDAMVTPTPNQPRTTEDLFAAIHRSKRKVLGRRESEEDKPRSGTHPPSPPSLSPGTVSSLQRQASNIQRNLRKSSTSSDSFKALLLKKGSRSETSFRMSAAEMLRSTDPRCQRTRSESSLDPPASPSSPLTPHSPSMSSGRGKRATEMEWNRYDTFTLYSPTSSPYSMGGSKYGRSRTPPSAASSKYNARSRILSSPMTVICEREGELAEGEYGDAADGPSGPTVQNLSVLSDANGT, from the exons AATGTGATAAGTTGAGGAAGGATGGTTTCCGGAGCTCTCAGTACTACTCTCAGGGTCCGACCTTCTCTGACCCCAAACAGTCCACCAGCAGCCTGCAGGACGATGAGGAGGATGAAAACGACAACAAG tcGTCCGCTTCATCCATGGATGACGACAAGTCGCAGCTCTCCATGAGGTCCCAGACACCACAGGGAGGAGGTGAAGTAGGGGACACGTCAGAGGTTGATGGACAGGTGGTATGGGCAAAGGTCGCTCTCCTCCCGACCCCAGAGGAGAAGATGAGGCGAGCTGCTCAAGCTGTGCCCACAGATGTCGTCCCCATCAACGTCACAG GGGCAGTGTTTGACCGCCAGGCAAGCATCCGGCGCTCCCTCATTAACACTGACACCGTGTCTCGCCGGCCCAAGAAGGTCAAACGCAGAAAGACAATTACAGGGCTGCCTGACAACATCAACCAGGAGCTAG CCAAAGCGCGAGGAGGAGAGCTTCGGCCACAGTCCATGTTCATCCCCGGGCAGTACTCTACTCTGGGCCGAGTTGGGAGCGTGAACTCAACACTCCGACATTCTGACGTGAGCTGCCAGACGGAGGAGGTGAAGGTCGTTCCTCCGTCTGTGAGAAGGATTCGAGCACAGAGGGGGCAGGGGATCGCCGCTCAGATGGCCGGGTTATCTGCTTCCTCCTCAACGGGAACGATCTCCATCTCCAGCTGTGACAGCTCTGGTGTCCTGATGCTGCCGCAGTTCAACGGAGACCCTTCTCGTTTTCACAGTCTGCCCCGACAGGGCGCCAGGGTGTCCCTCAGCGCTGATCCCATCTATACCAGCACACCCATCAAGTCAGAGGATCAGCCTCAGAGGCAGATTGGGAAGCTTCAGGTAGACAACACGGTGGTGCACATGAGGAACGCTCCAAGGACAAACTTGTTGCCCAGACCGAAGTCTCAGGAGGTGAGGGGGACCCAGTCCAATGAGTGGGGTGACAGTACAGCATGCGTGGTGTCCCCTCATGCTGCGTATTCCACTTCTTACATTCCCAACGCCACCCTCTCCTGCTCCACCGAGGTCATGACTCTGAACATGTCCAGTCAATTACTTCAGTCATCTGTCTCGGCTCACAGTACAGCCCGACCACCCAGCGTGGCCTCCTCCACCAGCACCAACCACCTGACCTCCAGCCCAACTGCTTTTTCCCACAGTTCCACCTGCCCAGCTTTGGCTACTTCAACCCCTAAACACGCACCTCAGGAGGGGGGGCCGACAGGATCAGGGCCCGCTAGCGAGTCTGGTCACTCAGACAGCAGCCTCCACAGCCACAGCACCCTGGCCCCCACCCCTCCATCCTGTCCACCAGAGGAACAGTGGATCTATGACGCACCAGAGAACATTGTGGCTTCACACCGCACTCTGACCTCCAGCTGCTCCACTCCCATCAACCAGCTCTATAGCAGCCTGGACCACTCCTCCAGGACCACAACCGACTCCAGCTCCCTCTACTCCCAGGACAATGATGGCTACTACACCTCCATGCACTTGGACTCTGGCCTGCGCTCTCGGAGTCATGGTAGCGGACATGGGGTAGCAGCTGGACGGGCCACTAGACACAGCATGTATGAGTGCCGTGAGCTGGCCAACCAGGAGGACTCTGGAAGCCTCTACAGCGACCGCTCTCTGTCCCGCAGCATCTCCCTTCGCAAGActaagaagccgcctcctcccccAGCTCGCACAGATTCTCTCAGACGCAAACCTGCTACGAAGAAGCCACTCGGAGGCGTCAGCGCCCTCGGCGGCGCCCGGGATCCAAACAGCAGCACACTGAATGAAACTCTTATTGCCAGCTTGCAGCAGAGCTTACAGATGGGGCTGAGAGGAGGCAAGGGAAAAGGCGCTTCACCATCTTCACCTTCCAACAGTCCAAGCAGCGACTACGACGACCCCTGGGTTCTGCGTGCACGCAGCCAAAGCAGCATCAGTGTGTGCAGCTCTGCGGCGTCACTCGCAGCCAACGGCGGCGTTTCTAGTGTGTACTCGTTATGCCATGTGACTCCAGCCCACAGCGACACCAGCAGCCTGCGCTCCGACTACGCCGACTCCTGGGGCTACTACACAGACTACCCCCGTAACCACGGAGACCAGAATGTGCAGACTCCAACCCACGGTGCAGAAAACGTGGCGGCTGGGGGTCATCCAGGAACGTTACAGAATGGAGGAGAGATTCACACCAATCAGGCTCAGGGAGCCCCAGACCAGGAGGGAGGGGGGTCGGGGAAGGTCAAACCTACGAGCTCCTCACCAGACAGGGTGCACAGGCTCACCTCCCCATCCAGTGGCTACTCCAGCCAGTCCAACACCCCCACAGCTGGAACCCCCGTCCCTGCCTTCATCAGGTCCATGTCCCCCTCGGGCAGCCGGCACAGACCCAAAGTGCCAGAGAGGaagtcttctctcctctcctcggtTTCTGTCTCCTCATCCTCTACTTCTCTTTCCTCCAACACTTCAGACTCACTGAAGAGCTCTGGTCCTCCTCCACCCGTGCTGCTCACTTCCTCAGCTCCCAACACCCCTCTCAGCCCACCCCCACCCTTCCCTCCGCCTCTGCCACCAAGTTGTGCTGCAGATCCCCCCTCTCCGCCACCACTTCCTCCCCCGCTCATAAACACCCCTGAGGGTTCCTCCCTGGGCCCCCTCCTCGCTTGCTCCACCTCCTCAGAATTCCCCCCTCCTCCTTCCCCAGACATGCTGATCCACACCAGTTCTTCCTTCAATGGGAGCTTCAGTccgccctctcctcctcctcctcctctctcctccatgggcccacctccacctcctcccctGCCTCTTCTCATCCCAACATCCTTCTCCCCTAAGAAGGCGACGAAGGTTGCTCCTAAACCGGATCTGTCAGACAGCCCCACAAAGCCACTTAAGCCCCTGATTACTCCGTTTGCCCTGCAGAGTGTTCAGCTCCGTTCGGTCAGACGACCAGAAAAGGAGATCAGTGACGAATCAGAAAACATCCAAGCTCAGGAAACCCTTCGTAGTGTGGATCCCCACGCCAAAGAGTCATCCTACACCCTGACTCTGTTGAACGGCTCTTCAGAGGATGATTTACGTAAATCCTCACCGTCCCCTGTGTCAAAACTTCTGGAGGAGTTGTCCCTGGACTGCAGTGTCATAGACGAAACACCAGATGGTGCTGTCATCTACAGCAAAACGGAGGACCAGAGATTCTGTGTTTTAAATGCAAAACAAGATGAGGAGGAATCTCTGTCCAGTCTTCCTCGGAGCTGTGAAAGCTCTCCCGTCAAACAGAAACCTCCAGCTGTCTCCAAAAAACCCCAACTGTCTTTTGCCCCACCGTTTAACCCCCAACCAGTCGACGAACATGCCCCACCTCGGTATGAGGGCAGTCCAACGACAGAAGACCAAGTGGACGCAGTGCAGAGACAAACGGCGGAGGAGGAAGTGGAGGACACTCCAGAGAGTTCAGAGCTGTCGGCTGATGAGAGAGAGACATTTGTTGACTTTCAGGAGTCCTGTGTCAGTGCTCCAAGCCAGGAGACAAGTCCTGACCACAAACTTTATCCTAATGGAGATGtttatgaggaggaggaggaagatggatTGAGCAGCACCACAGGGTCCATCAGCTCCAAGGAGGACGAGACAG GTGAAGTTTTTGAATTAGCTGAATCGTCTCCGGTCCCATCAGCCAACGGGGACGCCATGGTGACCCCAACACCAAACCAGCCCCGAACCACCGAGGACCTCTTTGCCGCCATTCACAG GTCAAAGCGAAAGGTTCTGGGTCGTAGGGAGTCTGAAGAAGACAAGCCCCGTTCTGGGACCCATCCTCCGTCCCCCCCTTCTTTGTCCCCGGGGACGGTGTCCTCCCTGCAGCGTCAGGCTAGCAACATCCAGAGAAACCTCCGCAAATCTTCCACCAGCAGTGACTCCTTCAAGGCCCTGCTCCTGAAAAAGGGGAGCCGCTCTGAGACCAGCTTCAGGATGTCCGCCGCTGAGATGCTTCGCTCCACCGACCCACGCTGCCAGCGGACGCGCTCTGAGAGCTCGTTAGACCCTCCTGCTTCACCATCCTCGCCGCTCACCCCACACAGCCCCTCTATGTCTTCCGGCCGTGGCAAGAGGGCAACAGAAATGGAATGGAACCGCTATGACACCTTCACGCTGTATTCACCAACCTCATCGCCCTATTCCATGGGCGGGTCAAAGTATGGACGTTCACGCACGCCGCCCTCTGCTGCCAGCAGCAAATATAACGCTCGGAGCCGAATCCTCAGCAGCCCAATGACTGTGATCTGTGAGCGGGAGGGGGAGCTGGCTGAGGGCGAGTACGGAGATGCGGCTGATGGTCCATCTGGACCGACAGTCCAGAATCTGTCTGTGCTCAGTGACGCCAACGGCACTTGA